A section of the Streptomyces sp. Je 1-369 genome encodes:
- a CDS encoding STAS domain-containing protein translates to MNGTDVLAFWGELDAWADQELAPRVMALMDRAGPRVVADLREVTFMDAGGLRLLVRIRKRVVPGRGTLWLVPGSARNRRLLRITSLDKAFTIPAGAPVPCTRTGSRIGFR, encoded by the coding sequence GTGAACGGCACTGATGTCCTTGCGTTTTGGGGCGAACTGGACGCCTGGGCCGACCAGGAGCTCGCCCCCCGTGTCATGGCACTCATGGACCGGGCCGGCCCTCGGGTCGTCGCGGACCTGCGGGAGGTGACCTTCATGGATGCCGGTGGTCTGCGCCTGCTCGTGCGGATCCGGAAGCGGGTCGTCCCCGGCCGGGGCACCTTATGGCTCGTGCCGGGCAGCGCGCGCAATCGGCGACTGCTGCGCATCACCTCACTCGACAAGGCGTTCACGATCCCGGCCGGCGCGCCGGTGCCGTGCACGCGTACCGGCTCACGGATCGGGTTCCGCTGA
- a CDS encoding DUF1206 domain-containing protein, with the protein MRLPSVRLTSATVRGKGKARRAAKGRGVAAVARAGFVGRGVLYLLVGALALRIAFSDGGDGRQADRGGALAEIAERPFGHVMLWLLGGALAGMALWRLSEVFFGQAGPDGNTAGKRAIAGARCLFYSFVTYSVIAYAAGDQGSGSGSSDKQTQDATAKVLDWPGGQWIVAAAGAGVLVAGVWIAGRAVLRKFRDKLRVSEMPRRMRQTTDVLGVTGGTARGVVFGVAGGFAITAALRHKPGEAKGMDNTLRSFADTGAGPWLLALIAVGLVAFGLFSFASARWRKF; encoded by the coding sequence ATGCGCCTCCCTTCCGTGCGTCTCACGTCGGCCACCGTGCGCGGCAAGGGCAAAGCAAGGCGCGCAGCCAAGGGACGAGGCGTGGCCGCGGTGGCACGCGCCGGGTTCGTCGGACGTGGCGTCCTGTATCTCCTCGTCGGCGCGCTGGCCCTGCGCATCGCGTTCTCCGACGGCGGCGACGGCCGCCAGGCGGACCGGGGCGGCGCCCTGGCCGAGATCGCGGAGCGTCCTTTCGGGCACGTCATGCTGTGGCTGCTCGGCGGCGCCCTGGCGGGCATGGCGCTGTGGCGGCTCTCCGAGGTCTTCTTCGGGCAGGCGGGGCCGGACGGAAACACCGCGGGCAAACGCGCCATCGCGGGCGCGCGCTGCCTCTTCTACAGCTTCGTGACGTACTCCGTCATCGCCTACGCCGCGGGCGACCAGGGCAGCGGCAGCGGATCGAGCGACAAGCAGACCCAGGACGCGACGGCGAAGGTGCTCGACTGGCCCGGCGGGCAGTGGATCGTCGCCGCCGCGGGCGCGGGCGTGCTCGTGGCGGGGGTCTGGATCGCGGGCCGCGCGGTGCTGCGCAAGTTCCGCGACAAGCTGCGCGTCTCCGAGATGCCTCGGCGGATGCGCCAGACGACCGATGTCCTCGGCGTCACCGGCGGGACGGCACGGGGCGTGGTGTTCGGCGTCGCGGGCGGCTTCGCCATCACCGCCGCGCTGCGGCACAAGCCGGGCGAGGCCAAGGGCATGGACAACACGCTGCGCTCCTTCGCCGACACCGGCGCCGGGCCCTGGCTGCTCGCGCTGATCGCCGTCGGCCTCGTGGCCTTCGGACTCTTCTCGTTCGCGAGCGCGCGCTGGCGCAAGTTCTGA
- a CDS encoding TetR family transcriptional regulator, whose product MSLAERKRRLVSDELTESALQLLALKGYEAVTIDEIVATAGVSRRTFFRYFASKEDVVIQFLADMGTGMRTELADRPTGETHAEALRNAVKVPLAICSDRSDHSERALSVVQLILRTPALLARFLERQAQWRDDLTEEMGRRTGLDPEVELYPRLAAGMALTAFDAVLQRWSGNDGAEDPAELLDRAFDVIGPALDTVAA is encoded by the coding sequence ATGAGCCTGGCCGAGCGCAAGCGCCGCCTCGTCTCGGACGAACTGACCGAATCCGCGTTGCAGTTGCTGGCGCTGAAGGGGTACGAAGCGGTCACCATCGACGAGATCGTGGCCACCGCCGGAGTCTCCCGGCGCACGTTCTTCCGGTACTTCGCGTCCAAGGAGGACGTGGTCATCCAGTTCCTGGCCGACATGGGCACCGGAATGCGCACGGAACTGGCGGACCGCCCCACCGGCGAAACGCACGCGGAAGCGCTGCGGAACGCCGTCAAGGTCCCCCTCGCCATCTGTTCCGACCGCTCCGACCACTCCGAGCGTGCGCTGAGCGTGGTGCAGCTGATCCTGCGGACGCCCGCCCTGCTGGCCCGCTTCCTGGAGCGGCAGGCGCAGTGGCGCGACGACCTGACGGAGGAGATGGGCCGCCGGACGGGGCTCGACCCGGAGGTCGAGCTGTACCCGCGGCTGGCCGCGGGGATGGCCCTCACCGCGTTCGACGCCGTGCTGCAGCGGTGGAGCGGCAACGACGGCGCCGAGGACCCGGCCGAACTCCTCGACCGGGCCTTCGACGTGATCGGCCCGGCCCTGGACACCGTGGCGGCGTAG
- a CDS encoding tellurite resistance TerB family protein, with amino-acid sequence MAMWDRIKDQTKGLQQSQGARGSGGHGRPGSGSGGGSKAQLVGVLKTQLASLKTELKSGAYRDASMAMCALVAAADGSVDPAERQHVESLIVQNDVLQNFPPDQLRQRFNKHVDQLSLNFQQGKTEAMQEIAKAAKKPVEAKAVVQTGFVVAGADGYIAPAEEQVLREACAALNVSPQEFGL; translated from the coding sequence ATGGCGATGTGGGACCGGATCAAGGACCAGACGAAGGGTCTTCAGCAGTCGCAGGGGGCGCGCGGCTCCGGCGGCCACGGACGACCGGGTTCGGGCTCCGGCGGGGGATCGAAGGCGCAGCTCGTGGGCGTGCTCAAGACGCAGCTTGCCTCCCTGAAGACCGAGCTCAAGAGCGGTGCGTACCGCGACGCGAGCATGGCCATGTGCGCCCTGGTCGCGGCGGCCGACGGATCGGTCGACCCGGCCGAGCGCCAGCACGTGGAGTCGCTGATCGTGCAGAACGACGTCCTGCAGAACTTCCCGCCGGACCAGCTGCGGCAGCGCTTCAACAAGCACGTGGACCAGCTGTCGCTCAACTTCCAGCAGGGCAAGACCGAGGCGATGCAGGAGATCGCCAAGGCGGCGAAGAAGCCGGTGGAGGCGAAGGCGGTCGTGCAGACCGGCTTCGTCGTGGCCGGCGCGGACGGGTACATCGCACCGGCGGAGGAGCAGGTCCTGCGCGAGGCGTGCGCGGCGCTGAACGTGTCCCCGCAGGAGTTCGGCCTCTGA
- the dctA gene encoding C4-dicarboxylate transporter DctA, with protein MAATASTTSGTPPAASPSEPPSETSTPWYRQLYFWVLTAIVTGILTGWLWPSVGVALEPVGTTFVSAIKMLITPIVFLTVVAGIGGVDSLRRVGRVGLKSLLYFQAGTLVALAVGLLAVNLFQPGAGVHAHPGDLRLSGGAAQYVKDGEDQSWWHFLTDIVPSSAVGAFAEGNILQVIFFAVLFGVALKAVGPVGAPLVDGVNRLSAVVFKILHYVMLAAPVGAFGAMAYTIGKYGVSTLTSLGRLIGLFYGTSLFFVVVVLGGVLALLRISIFRLLHHLREEFLIVLGTSSSESVLPTVMAKLEGLGVRRDIVGLTVPTGYSFNLDGSSIYLSLAAVYIAQATDTPLTLGQQLGLLAVMILTSKGSGGVTGAGFIALAATLSTVGTVPAAGIMLIFGIDKFMSECRALTNLAGNSVATLVVARWEGVLDTARVNRVLRTGLPEPSTEPSKEPSKESGVHGTSTTGKALAE; from the coding sequence ATGGCAGCAACCGCGTCCACCACCTCCGGCACCCCACCCGCCGCGTCACCGTCCGAACCACCGTCCGAAACCTCCACGCCCTGGTACCGGCAGCTGTACTTCTGGGTCCTGACCGCGATCGTCACCGGCATCCTGACCGGCTGGCTGTGGCCCTCCGTCGGCGTCGCCCTGGAACCGGTCGGCACCACGTTCGTCTCGGCGATCAAAATGCTGATCACCCCGATCGTCTTCCTCACGGTCGTCGCGGGCATCGGAGGCGTCGACAGCCTGCGCCGGGTCGGCAGGGTGGGCCTGAAATCCCTGCTCTACTTTCAGGCGGGAACCCTCGTCGCGCTCGCCGTCGGACTGCTCGCCGTCAACCTCTTCCAGCCCGGTGCCGGCGTCCACGCCCACCCCGGAGACCTGCGGCTCTCCGGGGGCGCCGCGCAGTACGTCAAGGATGGCGAGGACCAGAGCTGGTGGCACTTCCTCACCGACATCGTGCCGTCCAGCGCGGTCGGGGCGTTCGCCGAGGGGAACATCCTCCAAGTCATCTTCTTCGCCGTCCTGTTCGGTGTGGCGCTGAAAGCCGTGGGCCCCGTGGGCGCGCCCCTGGTCGACGGCGTCAACCGGCTGAGCGCGGTCGTCTTCAAGATCCTCCACTACGTGATGCTCGCCGCCCCCGTCGGCGCGTTCGGCGCCATGGCCTACACCATCGGCAAGTACGGCGTCTCGACGCTGACCAGCCTCGGCCGGCTCATCGGCCTGTTCTACGGCACGTCGCTGTTCTTCGTCGTGGTCGTCCTGGGCGGCGTCCTCGCCCTGCTGCGGATCAGCATCTTCCGGCTGCTGCACCACCTGCGGGAGGAGTTCCTCATCGTCCTCGGCACGTCGTCCTCGGAGAGCGTGCTGCCGACGGTGATGGCCAAACTCGAAGGGCTCGGCGTGCGCAGGGACATCGTCGGCCTGACCGTGCCGACCGGCTACTCCTTCAACCTCGACGGCAGCTCCATCTACCTCTCCCTGGCCGCCGTGTACATCGCCCAGGCCACCGACACCCCGCTCACCCTCGGCCAGCAGCTCGGCCTGCTCGCCGTGATGATCCTGACGTCCAAGGGGTCCGGAGGCGTCACGGGTGCCGGGTTCATCGCCCTGGCCGCCACGCTCTCCACCGTCGGCACCGTGCCCGCCGCGGGCATCATGCTCATCTTCGGCATCGACAAGTTCATGTCCGAGTGCCGGGCCCTGACGAACCTCGCGGGCAACAGCGTCGCCACCCTCGTCGTCGCCCGCTGGGAGGGCGTCCTCGACACGGCACGCGTCAACAGGGTCCTGCGCACCGGACTTCCAGAGCCGTCGACCGAGCCCTCGAAGGAGCCCTCGAAGGAGTCGGGCGTGCACGGAACTTCGACGACGGGGAAGGCGTTGGCGGAGTGA
- a CDS encoding tartrate dehydrogenase, which translates to MTHHHIALIPGDGIGTEVLPPAQRVVDTVGARHGFTCSYTTYDWSCERYAREGAMMPEDGLDQLRDKDAILLGAVGYPGVPDHVSLWGLLIPIRRGFRQYVNVRPIRVFEGVESPLRAAAPGEVDFVVVRENVEGEYSEIGGRLNRGFAEEMAVQEAVFTRAGVTRVLDHAFGLAARRGGRLTSATKSNGIVHTMPFWDELVAERGAEHPAVVWDQEHIDALAAKFVLDPARFDVVVASNLFGDILSDLAAAVAGSIGIAPAANLNPEREFPSMFEPVHGSAPDIAGRGIANPLGAIWSAAMMLDHLGHRAAADEITAAIAAVLAKTDVRTPDLGGDSTTAAFTEKLLELL; encoded by the coding sequence ATGACCCACCACCACATCGCACTCATCCCCGGCGACGGCATCGGGACCGAAGTGCTGCCTCCCGCACAGCGGGTCGTCGACACGGTCGGCGCCCGCCACGGCTTCACCTGCTCGTACACGACGTACGACTGGTCGTGCGAGCGCTACGCCCGTGAGGGCGCGATGATGCCCGAGGACGGGCTCGACCAGCTGCGCGACAAGGACGCCATCCTGCTCGGCGCGGTCGGCTACCCGGGCGTGCCCGACCACGTCTCGCTGTGGGGGCTGCTGATCCCGATCAGGCGGGGCTTTCGCCAGTACGTCAACGTGCGGCCGATCCGCGTCTTCGAGGGCGTCGAGAGCCCGCTGCGGGCCGCCGCACCCGGAGAGGTCGACTTCGTCGTCGTACGCGAGAACGTCGAGGGGGAGTACAGCGAGATAGGCGGACGGCTGAACCGCGGCTTCGCGGAGGAGATGGCCGTCCAGGAAGCCGTGTTCACGCGCGCGGGAGTCACCCGCGTCCTCGATCACGCCTTCGGCCTCGCCGCGCGCCGCGGGGGCAGGCTCACCTCGGCCACCAAGTCGAACGGCATCGTGCACACCATGCCGTTCTGGGACGAACTGGTCGCCGAGCGGGGCGCGGAGCATCCGGCGGTGGTGTGGGACCAGGAGCACATCGACGCGCTGGCCGCGAAGTTCGTCCTCGACCCGGCCCGCTTCGACGTCGTGGTCGCCTCCAACCTCTTCGGCGACATCCTCAGCGACCTGGCCGCCGCGGTGGCCGGTTCCATCGGCATCGCCCCGGCCGCCAACCTCAACCCGGAGCGCGAGTTCCCCTCGATGTTCGAGCCGGTCCACGGCTCCGCGCCCGACATCGCGGGCCGCGGCATCGCCAACCCCCTCGGCGCCATCTGGTCGGCGGCGATGATGCTCGACCACCTTGGACACCGTGCGGCGGCCGACGAGATCACGGCCGCGATCGCCGCGGTGCTGGCCAAGACCGACGTGCGCACCCCGGACCTCGGCGGCGACAGCACGACGGCCGCGTTCACCGAGAAGCTCCTCGAACTGCTCTGA
- a CDS encoding LysR family transcriptional regulator: MDVRQLEYFLAIVDHGGFNRAASALYLSQPSLSQAVRALERDLGSSLFHRIGRRAVLTEAGTALIEPARAAVRSLETARASVAAVHELREGRLDIAAMPSQAVEPLTTMVRGFTGRYPGVSVHIRAAFTSRDVIDMVRTGAAELGLLAASGPLADKEVLSHDVGEQRFVLVTPPDGPFPAGRPVAREELAGQRLIVGQRGTGMRAYVDGLRERGIDFTIAAETEHRVAILPLVLAEVGLAVVTESWRSTAERAGALVLDIEPRTTLRIALVSRRAEQPPAARTFLTRALATCT; this comes from the coding sequence ATGGATGTTCGTCAACTGGAGTACTTCCTCGCGATCGTCGACCACGGCGGTTTCAACCGGGCGGCGTCGGCCCTCTATCTCTCCCAGCCGTCGCTGTCCCAGGCGGTGCGGGCGCTGGAACGGGACCTGGGCAGCAGCCTGTTCCACCGCATCGGCCGCCGCGCCGTGCTCACCGAGGCGGGCACGGCGCTGATCGAACCCGCCCGGGCGGCCGTACGCAGTCTGGAGACGGCCCGCGCCAGCGTCGCCGCGGTGCACGAACTGCGCGAGGGGCGGCTCGACATCGCCGCCATGCCCTCCCAGGCGGTGGAACCGCTGACCACGATGGTCCGCGGCTTCACCGGCCGTTACCCCGGCGTGTCCGTGCACATCCGGGCGGCGTTCACCTCGCGCGACGTCATCGACATGGTCCGCACCGGCGCCGCCGAACTGGGCCTCCTCGCGGCGTCAGGCCCCCTCGCCGACAAGGAAGTGCTCTCGCACGACGTGGGCGAGCAGCGCTTCGTGCTGGTCACCCCGCCCGACGGGCCCTTCCCCGCGGGCCGCCCGGTGGCCCGCGAGGAGCTGGCGGGACAGCGGCTGATCGTCGGGCAGCGGGGCACCGGCATGCGCGCGTACGTCGACGGTCTTCGCGAGCGGGGCATCGACTTCACCATCGCGGCGGAGACCGAGCACCGGGTGGCGATCCTGCCGCTGGTGCTCGCCGAGGTCGGCCTCGCCGTCGTCACCGAGTCCTGGCGCTCGACCGCCGAGCGGGCCGGTGCGCTGGTCCTGGACATCGAGCCGCGGACGACGCTGCGGATCGCGCTGGTGAGCCGCAGGGCCGAGCAGCCGCCGGCCGCGCGGACGTTCCTCACGCGCGCGCTCGCCACGTGCACGTAG
- a CDS encoding PepSY domain-containing protein: MVTNRNASAVRRVRPTLTRSTGLICVAAAAGALLTGCGNDDGDTAKTDSSTAGRVASPTSSSDGGSLTDDQRERKELVPKAKVGYDKALDAAVATVDKSKPVSIELKGTPDKPVWKAEVATADGASHDVDVDAVTGKAGQARADDQDQDDKRELADWLKKATVTPQQAAQTATDKKKGTVTSVELDDSDKGDMVLWSVDVVTTDDWNKTTYDVDATNRKIVREHVDRD; the protein is encoded by the coding sequence ATGGTCACAAACAGGAATGCATCTGCCGTCCGGCGCGTACGCCCCACACTCACCAGGAGCACGGGCCTGATCTGTGTCGCCGCCGCGGCCGGAGCGCTGCTCACCGGCTGCGGCAACGACGACGGCGACACCGCGAAGACCGACTCCTCCACGGCCGGACGGGTGGCGTCGCCCACCTCGTCCTCCGACGGGGGCAGCCTCACGGACGACCAGCGGGAGCGGAAGGAGCTCGTCCCCAAGGCCAAGGTCGGCTACGACAAGGCACTCGACGCGGCGGTGGCGACGGTCGACAAGTCGAAGCCGGTCTCCATCGAACTCAAGGGCACGCCGGACAAGCCGGTCTGGAAGGCGGAGGTGGCGACCGCGGACGGCGCCTCCCACGACGTCGACGTCGACGCGGTCACCGGCAAGGCCGGGCAGGCGCGGGCCGACGACCAGGACCAGGACGACAAGCGCGAGCTCGCGGACTGGCTGAAGAAGGCGACGGTCACCCCGCAGCAGGCGGCGCAGACCGCCACGGACAAGAAGAAGGGCACCGTCACCTCGGTGGAGCTGGACGACTCCGACAAGGGCGACATGGTGCTGTGGTCCGTCGACGTCGTCACGACCGACGACTGGAACAAGACGACGTACGACGTCGACGCGACCAACCGCAAGATCGTCCGGGAGCACGTCGACCGGGACTGA
- the secD gene encoding protein translocase subunit SecD, whose protein sequence is MSRAPLWRAIVALAAVALSLYIALTQSARLGLDLRGGTQIVLETKDSPTTTADAASTDRALEVLRQRVDALGVSEPGIARSGEKRIIVELPGVQDPRKAAEVIGRTAQLTVHPVTGESSEKGTAKPTADGSRTLPDPDRKGSYLKLGPTALTGQGVKDAQATLDQQSLAGWLVTLDFRKEAGDTWAKITGDAACAPQNAPERRVAITLDDKIISAPGVNQGVPCKTGITGGTTQITGDFSQSEARDLAALVKGGALPVPVDVVEQRTVGATLGADAIEASATAAVIGVALTALFITVVYRLMGALAALALALYGLISYAALVALGATLTLPGLAGFVLAIGMAVDANVLVFERAREEYLGVRSADLAKPVRTGFAKAWSAVVDSNVTTLLAAALLFFFATGPVKGFGVTLSIGVLASMVTALVITRVLADFAVSRDFVRERPALTGIASTGRVRTWLARRKPNLVRHRRRWLGASALLVVVAVAGIALRGLEFGVEFTGGRLVEYSTSRPVDADTARGAVSEAGFPRAVVQESGDGDISVRTERLTDAEQQRVKEALEEPGGTVTVERDEMIGPSLGDELRQKALIALGIAVAAQLIYLSVRFRWTLAVAAVSAMVHDVLLVVGLFAWLGKPVDSVFLAALLTVIGYSVNDTVVVFDRVREVRRRDPRGDLEATANQAVVQTLPRTVNTGMGALFILTALAVLGGDSLADFSLALIAGVLVGMASTVFTAVPIAIALERRNPAPPPSRPGRKGGTGGSGGSGDESDAYSPLEARRRRERGTGAVV, encoded by the coding sequence ATGTCCCGCGCGCCCCTGTGGCGGGCGATCGTCGCGCTCGCGGCCGTCGCACTGTCCCTCTACATCGCCCTCACCCAGTCCGCCCGCCTCGGCCTCGACCTGCGCGGCGGCACACAGATCGTCCTGGAGACCAAGGACTCACCCACCACCACGGCGGACGCCGCGTCCACCGACCGCGCCCTGGAAGTCCTGAGGCAGCGGGTCGACGCACTCGGCGTCTCCGAACCAGGCATCGCACGCTCCGGCGAGAAGCGCATCATCGTCGAACTCCCCGGCGTCCAGGACCCGCGCAAGGCCGCCGAGGTCATCGGCCGGACCGCCCAGCTGACCGTCCACCCCGTCACGGGCGAGTCCTCCGAGAAGGGCACTGCGAAGCCGACCGCCGACGGCTCACGGACCCTGCCCGACCCCGACCGGAAGGGCAGCTACCTGAAGCTCGGCCCCACCGCCCTCACCGGCCAGGGCGTCAAGGACGCACAGGCCACGCTCGACCAGCAGTCCCTCGCCGGGTGGCTCGTCACCCTCGACTTCCGCAAGGAGGCGGGCGACACCTGGGCGAAGATCACCGGCGACGCGGCCTGCGCACCGCAGAACGCCCCCGAGCGGCGCGTCGCCATCACCCTCGACGACAAGATCATCTCGGCGCCCGGCGTCAACCAGGGCGTGCCGTGCAAGACCGGCATCACCGGCGGCACCACCCAGATCACCGGCGACTTCAGCCAGTCCGAGGCCCGCGACCTCGCGGCACTCGTCAAGGGCGGCGCGCTGCCGGTACCCGTCGACGTCGTCGAGCAGCGCACCGTCGGCGCGACGCTCGGCGCCGACGCCATCGAGGCGAGCGCCACGGCCGCCGTCATCGGCGTAGCCCTGACCGCCCTGTTCATCACCGTCGTCTACCGGCTCATGGGCGCGCTCGCCGCCCTCGCCCTCGCGCTGTACGGCCTCATCTCGTACGCCGCCCTCGTCGCACTCGGCGCGACGCTCACCCTGCCGGGGCTCGCCGGGTTCGTCCTGGCCATCGGCATGGCCGTCGACGCCAACGTGCTCGTCTTCGAACGCGCACGGGAGGAGTACCTCGGTGTCCGCTCGGCCGACCTGGCCAAACCCGTCCGCACGGGCTTCGCCAAGGCGTGGAGCGCGGTCGTCGACTCGAACGTGACGACGCTGCTCGCCGCGGCCCTGCTGTTCTTCTTCGCCACCGGACCCGTCAAGGGCTTCGGCGTCACCCTGTCCATCGGCGTCCTCGCGTCGATGGTCACCGCGCTCGTCATCACCCGCGTCCTCGCCGACTTCGCCGTGAGCCGCGATTTCGTGCGCGAACGGCCCGCCCTGACGGGCATCGCCTCCACGGGCCGCGTCCGTACCTGGCTGGCCCGCCGCAAGCCGAACCTGGTCCGCCACCGGCGCCGCTGGCTCGGCGCCAGCGCCCTCCTGGTCGTCGTGGCGGTCGCGGGCATCGCGCTGCGCGGCCTGGAGTTCGGCGTCGAGTTCACCGGCGGCCGCCTCGTCGAGTACAGCACCAGCAGGCCCGTCGACGCCGACACCGCCCGCGGCGCCGTGTCCGAAGCGGGCTTCCCGCGCGCGGTGGTGCAGGAGTCGGGCGACGGGGACATCTCCGTACGCACGGAACGGCTGACCGACGCCGAACAGCAGCGCGTCAAGGAGGCCCTGGAGGAGCCCGGTGGCACGGTGACCGTCGAACGTGACGAGATGATCGGGCCGAGCCTCGGCGACGAACTGCGCCAGAAGGCGCTGATCGCCCTCGGCATCGCCGTCGCTGCCCAGCTGATCTATCTGAGCGTGCGGTTCCGCTGGACCCTCGCGGTGGCGGCCGTCTCGGCGATGGTCCACGACGTGCTGCTCGTGGTGGGCCTGTTCGCCTGGCTCGGCAAGCCCGTCGACAGCGTCTTCCTCGCCGCCCTGCTCACCGTGATCGGCTACTCGGTCAACGACACGGTGGTCGTCTTCGACCGCGTGCGCGAGGTGCGCCGCCGGGATCCGCGCGGCGACCTGGAGGCCACCGCCAACCAGGCCGTCGTGCAGACGCTGCCGCGGACCGTGAACACGGGCATGGGCGCGCTGTTCATCCTCACGGCCCTCGCGGTGCTGGGCGGAGACTCGCTCGCGGACTTCTCGCTCGCGCTGATCGCCGGGGTCCTGGTCGGCATGGCCTCGACCGTCTTCACGGCCGTCCCGATCGCGATCGCGCTCGAACGCCGCAATCCGGCACCGCCGCCCTCGCGGCCGGGTCGGAAGGGCGGCACGGGTGGCTCGGGCGGATCGGGCGACGAGTCCGACGCGTACAGCCCTCTGGAGGCGCGCAGGAGGAGGGAGCGGGGGACCGGGGCGGTCGTCTGA
- a CDS encoding LacI family DNA-binding transcriptional regulator — protein sequence MPGPHEPQSGRPSHDPHRGRPSRDAKSGQPTLRDVAERAGVSAMTASRVLRDDPQVLPATRERVRAAAAALGYRPNEVARSLRLGRGTGLVGLIVTNLANPFYSRLALGVDSVVGEHHLKTVIGNTGQDLDAERELVADLVARRVDGIIAVPAGADQRHLATAVADGVPVVLASRPPEGFAADCVLVDDFGGARAATTRLLERGHRRIGFLGSPPAVHTGTERLRGYAAALASAGLTVDARLVRQGQTEPRQATRAAAGLLALPEPPTALFCSNNRNTIGAFRALRNAAAGGADGTHVALAGFDDFELADALGLPLTLVAYDSDELGRVAGRLLADRLHGRAAAGEPRHIVVPTSLVEYGM from the coding sequence ATGCCCGGACCGCACGAACCGCAGAGCGGCCGACCGTCGCACGATCCCCACAGGGGTCGGCCGTCGCGCGACGCGAAGAGCGGTCAGCCCACCCTGCGGGACGTCGCCGAGCGCGCCGGGGTCAGTGCGATGACGGCGTCCCGGGTGCTGCGCGACGACCCGCAGGTCCTGCCCGCCACCCGCGAACGCGTACGCGCCGCGGCCGCCGCCCTCGGCTACCGGCCCAACGAGGTCGCCCGCAGTCTCCGGCTCGGCCGCGGCACTGGGCTCGTCGGCCTCATCGTCACCAACCTCGCCAATCCCTTCTACTCACGCCTCGCCCTCGGCGTCGACTCCGTGGTCGGCGAGCACCACCTCAAGACGGTCATCGGCAACACCGGTCAAGACCTCGACGCGGAGCGGGAACTCGTCGCCGACCTGGTGGCCCGCCGCGTCGACGGCATCATCGCCGTACCCGCGGGCGCCGACCAGCGCCACCTCGCCACCGCCGTGGCCGACGGGGTGCCCGTCGTCCTCGCCAGCCGCCCGCCCGAGGGCTTCGCGGCGGACTGCGTCCTGGTCGACGACTTCGGCGGCGCCCGTGCCGCGACGACCCGCCTCCTGGAGCGCGGCCACCGCCGCATCGGCTTCCTCGGCTCGCCGCCCGCCGTCCACACCGGCACCGAACGGCTCCGCGGCTACGCGGCGGCGCTTGCCTCGGCAGGGCTCACCGTCGACGCACGCCTCGTACGCCAGGGCCAGACCGAACCGCGGCAGGCCACCCGCGCCGCCGCCGGACTCCTCGCGCTGCCCGAACCCCCGACCGCACTGTTCTGCTCCAACAACCGCAACACGATAGGAGCGTTCCGGGCGTTGCGGAACGCGGCTGCGGGGGGAGCCGACGGGACTCACGTCGCCCTCGCCGGGTTCGACGACTTCGAACTCGCCGACGCCCTCGGCCTGCCGCTGACACTCGTCGCGTACGACAGCGACGAACTCGGGCGCGTGGCGGGCCGGCTCCTCGCCGACCGGCTGCACGGCCGGGCCGCTGCCGGGGAGCCGCGCCACATCGTGGTGCCCACCAGCCTGGTGGAGTACGGCATGTGA